ACTTCTAGTGGAAAACTAGTCGGACCTCGACTTTATATATACTATCCACATTTATGACCACTTTTATAACAACTTTCTCAACTAATGTCATTAgtgttgctttctttttctttgataacaTAATTCACAAAAATAGAGCAAACTAATAGGATGTGATTCATGATCAACATCTCATTATATTACTCATTTACAAAtaacaagattataaaattttaaatatatatttttcactatattgtgtctacatgacaacaatattttgtgactaataatgtatatattatataatatcttttcataaatgatattatttttctattatataatctTGGTATAATTGGAaagaaattaatttgtatatattcttttatatacttttagtcatttactttttttagattattctaaagaacAACtgaatttttatggtcatatacTTGGACTTAAACCTCTTCATATAAgtgatgccaagaaaatataatcaataatcattatttagtaatttgttactaaattttcaatttattcaccAAACAAAGTTGGATgacatgatttaaaatattccatcataataaaatatctaattttgattagatttaaatttgtgattaaacaaatagaataaatcacaaatattataaacaatcatataaatgagtgttaaataaatattaagcatcatttcttttatatatatattcaccatTTACTAGTTTGAAACTATTATGTCATTAAActagatttttaattaatcaacTAACTTTTATAGAAAgtaatatgaaaatatgttcCAAATTCATGATTAtgaaatttctattaatttttataaaaaaaaaaatagattttcatAAGCTATTCACGAAAACATATGGTATGGTGCTTAATAATTAGTTTGCTTAATAGATGGAAGTATGAAAGTAATACTTATCTCGATAAAGATGTGGAGGAGACCGATTGTTTCCTCGACTGAGTAGTTGAAACGATATGCTACGGAAGCGGAGATCTAAACCAAAGACGCGTCTCCAAACAACGTCTATTAATGATTACTTGCTCCATCCTTCGCTTTAAACCGTTTTTGTGAAAGCAAGCTCtgaccaaataaaccaaacaaaccgaaaataatataaatttgatctTTATAATcagcaataataataatcattaaacaTGAGAAGAGATTGGATAATATTCTAGTAAATTTCGGTAAGTAAACAATAGTCTCAATTCACCAAATCAACGATTCAtcaatctaaataatataataacaataacGCATCATAAAGTAGGCGATCAAACATGACAAACAATAATGTATAGATCTCAATAATGATTAAATCATCAATCGATTTCCATAATATGTTACAATTTCCCAATGAATATTATGAGTAATAGCACTTAGCTTGATTGGAAACGAAACGATGTTAGAAAGTGGAGACGTGTCCGCTGAGGATCTTGGCAGCAATATTTATGACCAACTATTTCCTATCacaaatatattgaaatatgaATCATTAAACATCAAAAGTGGAACGTCTTTAGATCGAGAGAATTAACCAAACTAAAGCATGATAATATTGACTAGTTGGAAtgaaacaatataattatattaaataaagctTCGATCGAAGCATGGTGAAATTCTTAAACATGAGAAGGATACGTATGCTAAATTCTAAACTGATCAATGATTAAAAATAAGGTTACTTATCTTGATGGTAAACGGTGGTGAGACAAAGACGGCGAAGATTGGTTTTTCTCGTATGGTTCGGGTGTTGCGTTTGCTCAGTCGACTAGGGttttgacataattttttttctcgttaAACTCATACGGCTAGAGATTcatgctgataacgtgttataacaaaagaattagggaattattcttttgtattattaatcTATTCTAtagaatataacatatatatagtgttacaattttagggttttaggttatACACCAGATCTactaatgggccgataatggGCATCTATACAATATAGAATATATTCATAACAGTTggattttaattgtaaatatttttgggTATCGAGTAttacccgatccgaaccgatacCCAATTAGTACCCATGTATATTTGAACCTATGTTGTTTATCATTTCACATATGTAATCCTTATGTGTATTTATTAGTTGAGATtgcattgaagaagaagaatcgtaTTTATCAGTTCGTCTCCACACCCCACTACCTATATGGCTATATTTGCggaatatttgttttttttataaattctataacCCTAATCCACAGTTTGAATCTGGATTCTTTAAATTTCTTCGCTTCTTCTCCTGAATCTCCTCTTTTAGAGACGTTAAAGACTCATTCAAAAGTAAATCCCATTGCTTAGTGAATTCAGTTCATCAATTGACattaatattgtatataaagttaacCACGAGAGTTTGATGCATTTAACCACGAGTGTTGTGTACTTTAGTTCATCGATTGATTCTTTAGACTGTATATAGAATTGGTTTAGTTATTTTggtatgatttttttagttataacttcatgaaatttaatatagttattcaatttatatatagggtattttagttatatatggGTATTTTGGTTCTAAATGGGTAAAAAATACTTATACCGAACCGAACCTAAAACATATCAGATATATTTTGGTATGTCAATTGATTGGAGAGATTGGCTATGGAAAGAGGTAATTCGCCTCCAAGTCTGTTGTAGCCAACATTCAAAGACTGCAGTTGTGTGCAATTACTTAAACTGCTAAGAAAATCAAGATCTCTCCAGGAGTAACTTCCTAGGGAATTATGACTAGGCACTAGTACTTCCATATTCTTTAGTCTTCCAAAACTTGAAGATATACTTCGTGTCATCTGGTTTTCCGCAATCTCGAAGCGCCGAAGGGAGGTAATATTGGTCAGTGTAACTGGAATTTCCCCTTTGAAATCGTTAAGAGACAAGAATATTTCTTGAATGTTTGGGAAAAGTATATCAATATCAAGTCTAAGTTTACCGGAAAAGGAGTTTTTGGTaattgataaaaacaaaagtgagGATAGGTTGCAAATAGCATGAGGAAAGATACCCGAAAATCGGGATAAGAATGTTGTCTTTATTCTGAAGCTAGCTTTCCAGGCCAccatttatattatttggaaGGAAAGGAATGGGAGGATTCACACAGATTCTGCTCGATCACCTTCAACTCTAATCCAGGATGCAAAGACTGTTATTAGATGCCACCTTGACCCCCTATCTCGTGCTCAAGATTACAGTAATCCCTCTACCGTCTCCTTTCTTGCTACTTGGTTCGATCTGTTTCAGTAAGTTTTGGgccttcttctgtttcttctcctcttttctttctttctttcgttcttctttcccctttttctctttcacaTGTAAGGTTTGTTTACCTTGTGAGGCCTGTTTGGCTTTTTGGGCTGTAAAGCCTTTGTAATTTCCGATATCTAATGGAAAagtaagtattaaaaaaaaaataataaaaaaaaaaaataaaaaaaatacccGAAAATTTGTTTGTCGCTAGCTGGAGAAACTTCATCCGCGTCAGTCTGGACATATATTCGGGATCTCTCCTGTCATATAGTTACCCCCGACATCAAGCTTCTGGAGTGATGTTAGGTTCCCAAACGATGCAGGGAACTTCCCATGCAGGTAGTTTCCTTGGAGAGATAAAAGGACAAGCAGAGGAAGTGAACCCAGTTCAGAAGGAACCTCGTGTTCAAGATTGTTATAGGATAGATCATTGGTCAAAAGGGCAGAACAGTTGGATATGCCAAGTGGAATCACACCTCCAAGAATGTTTTTGCTCAGGTTCAAAAATTGAAGCCTGAACAGCTTCCCTACCTCAAGAGGGATACTACCATAGAGAGAGTTGTCTGCGAGACTAAGAGATTTGAGGAAAGAGAGATTACCAATACTGGGCGAGATCACACCGGTTAGTTTCATCCCGCTGAGGTCTAAACCAGTGACTCTCTTGTGTTTGTGACCACACACAACCCCAGTCCACTTGCAGACAGCACAGGAGTCATTCCATGAGGCCAGGACAACTCCGCTGTTCTCTGATAGGTTAGCCTGAAACTCCAGCAGTGCTTGTTTGTCGATCTTATCAGTGAATCTGGATGGCTGACAACAGAAGACAAGAGCATGTAGAGCAAGTAAATGAAATAGCACAAGGCTCATTGAAGGAAGAAACATTTCGAGAAACAAATTTTTACTTTGTGTGCTGAATGCACCAGTCTTATCTTTGTTTGTAGGAAATGAAGACAACTACTAGTGTATTAAAAGGACAGAACCAAAGAAATATGGCAGTAACCATTCAAAAATAGATGCATCAGTACGAGTAAAATTATGGAAGAAATTTCAAGGAAAGAAACTTGCGACTGGAAGCCACCAACTAGTCAACAGCAGTGGGCGGTGAtggaaataatttattaaatttatgttaaaatttGTTTCGAGTCGTCTTGAAAATGAAAAGAGTGATCCGCAGTGTGAAGTGTGAACCTTATGCGAGACAACCTttatgagcaaataaaaatcTTGAGCCTCTTGATCCCTATGTAATAATGAGGAAGCATACAAACTTCCAGAAACTGGCAAATAAAGTGAGGATGTTCCAAAATCATGAGACCTACAGCCTGTGGTATGACATTGATGGTCAAAGTCAAATAGAGCAATGACTCATTCTCGCATTGCCTCAACTAATTTATTAACTGCTTCATTTCGTCCAAGTCAACTGTCAAAGGCTTATCATATAGTATACTTTTACTAAGGTACACTAATTAATCAACACTGATAGCGACCACCATTCTTAGCAATGACCATGGCatcaattattttgatataCACCGACTTGATTCTACACTGTTTTCAGTTTAA
The sequence above is drawn from the Camelina sativa cultivar DH55 chromosome 4, Cs, whole genome shotgun sequence genome and encodes:
- the LOC104783866 gene encoding LOW QUALITY PROTEIN: uncharacterized protein LOC104783866 (The sequence of the model RefSeq protein was modified relative to this genomic sequence to represent the inferred CDS: inserted 1 base in 1 codon; substituted 2 bases at 2 genomic stop codons), with translation MVPSKKFPFISSSSMQRQLLKLPPTSSFWSDVRFPNDAGNFPCRXFPWRDKRTSRGSEPSSEGTSCSRLLXDRSLVKRAEQLXYAKWNHTSKNVFAQVQKLKPEQLPYLKRDTTIERVVCETKRFEEREITNTGRDHTG